One Streptococcus sp. S1 DNA window includes the following coding sequences:
- the rseP gene encoding RIP metalloprotease RseP, producing MQFIAFIVIFGVIVLVHEFGHFYFAKKSGILVREFSIGMGPKIFAHIGQDGTAYTIRILPLGGYVRMAGWGEDTTEIKTGTPVSLTLNEAGKVVRINLSGKNLDQTALPMNVTQFDFEDKLEITGLVLDETKTYSVDHDATIVEEDGTEVRIAPRDVQYQNASIWGRLITNFAGPMNNFILSIVVYSLLAFMRGGAIDYYSNNVQVAPDGALAKVVGVKSNVQILQVNNDTVSNWDELTDAVEKATKDSKTAPELTLKVKTDGQEKEVKVKPTKSGNRYYLGVTNGLKTGFVDKLLSGFTDTWNTATRILGALKDIIFHFSLNKLGGPVAIYNASSQAAQLGIPAVLSLMAMLSINIGIFNLIPIPALDGGKILINLIEVVRRKPLKQEVETYMTLAGVAVMVILMIAVTWNDIMKLFLK from the coding sequence ATGCAGTTTATTGCCTTTATTGTTATTTTTGGAGTGATCGTTCTCGTTCACGAGTTTGGTCATTTCTATTTTGCAAAAAAATCGGGCATCCTGGTGCGAGAATTCTCGATCGGGATGGGTCCCAAGATCTTTGCCCATATTGGTCAAGATGGAACAGCTTATACGATTCGCATTCTACCTTTAGGTGGTTATGTGCGTATGGCTGGCTGGGGTGAGGATACAACTGAGATTAAAACCGGAACGCCTGTCAGCTTGACGCTAAATGAGGCTGGTAAGGTCGTCCGGATCAATCTTTCAGGAAAGAATCTGGATCAGACAGCCCTTCCCATGAATGTTACCCAGTTTGACTTTGAAGACAAACTGGAAATTACGGGCTTGGTTCTCGATGAGACCAAGACCTATAGTGTTGATCATGATGCGACCATCGTTGAGGAAGATGGGACAGAAGTGCGGATTGCGCCGAGAGATGTTCAGTATCAGAATGCCAGCATTTGGGGACGGTTGATCACCAACTTTGCGGGTCCTATGAACAACTTTATCCTCAGTATTGTCGTCTATTCACTCTTAGCTTTTATGCGTGGTGGTGCGATTGACTACTACAGCAACAATGTTCAGGTGGCACCTGATGGGGCGCTGGCTAAGGTCGTCGGTGTCAAAAGCAATGTTCAGATCCTTCAAGTCAACAACGATACCGTTAGCAACTGGGATGAGCTGACAGATGCTGTCGAGAAAGCAACCAAGGACAGCAAGACGGCTCCTGAATTGACCCTGAAAGTCAAAACAGACGGCCAAGAAAAAGAAGTCAAAGTGAAGCCAACCAAGTCAGGGAATCGTTACTATCTGGGTGTGACAAATGGCCTCAAGACAGGATTTGTGGATAAACTCTTGTCTGGTTTTACAGATACCTGGAATACAGCGACACGGATTCTTGGAGCTTTGAAAGATATCATTTTCCACTTTAGTCTCAATAAACTGGGTGGTCCGGTCGCTATTTACAATGCCAGCTCACAAGCTGCTCAATTAGGTATTCCAGCAGTCTTATCTCTTATGGCCATGCTCTCTATTAATATTGGGATCTTCAATCTAATCCCGATTCCCGCTTTGGATGGTGGGAAAATCTTGATCAATTTGATCGAGGTCGTCCGGAGAAAGCCACTGAAACAGGAAGTAGAAACCTATATGACGCTTGCAGGTGTAGCTGTAATGGTTATTTTAATGATTGCTGTCACCTGGAATGATATTATGAAATTATTTTTGAAATAG
- the yajC gene encoding preprotein translocase subunit YajC encodes MQGGSLLIMLVLMVGLMYFMSRSQKKQYQKRMESLNKLQKGNEVITIGGLYGTIDEVDTDRKTVVLDVDGVYLTFELGAIKTVLPVSEGISATATEGASSDADSAIEE; translated from the coding sequence ATGCAAGGCGGAAGTTTGCTAATTATGCTCGTTCTTATGGTCGGTTTGATGTACTTCATGAGCCGTAGCCAAAAGAAACAGTACCAAAAACGGATGGAAAGTTTGAATAAACTTCAAAAAGGAAATGAAGTCATCACGATTGGTGGTTTGTACGGAACCATCGATGAAGTCGACACAGACCGCAAGACGGTTGTCTTGGATGTTGATGGTGTCTACCTGACCTTTGAATTGGGAGCGATCAAAACAGTTCTTCCTGTATCTGAAGGAATCTCAGCCACTGCTACAGAAGGTGCTAGCTCAGATGCTGATTCAGCCATCGAAGAATAA
- a CDS encoding WXG100 family type VII secretion target, with product MTQIKLTPDDLRQSAQRYAQGSQDIDRVLTTLTHEQQVIDANWDGSAFDSFEAQFNELSPKIKQFAQLLEDINGQLIKVADIVEQTDQDIAAQIH from the coding sequence ATGACTCAAATTAAATTAACTCCAGATGACCTACGTCAATCAGCACAACGCTATGCGCAAGGTTCTCAAGACATCGATCGTGTTCTTACTACTTTGACTCATGAACAACAAGTCATCGATGCAAACTGGGATGGATCTGCATTTGATAGCTTTGAAGCACAATTCAACGAATTGTCTCCAAAAATCAAACAATTTGCTCAATTATTGGAAGATATCAACGGTCAATTGATCAAAGTTGCTGATATCGTTGAACAAACTGACCAAGATATCGCTGCACAAATTCACTAA
- a CDS encoding ATP-dependent Clp protease ATP-binding subunit gives MNNNFNNMDDLFNQLMGNMGGFRSESRRYMINGREVTPEEFAIYRQTGQLPNEGSDQVQHHQGKGMKQDGILAKLGRNLTEEAREGKLDPVIGRNKEIQETAEILSRRTKNNPVLVGDAGVGKTAVVEGLAQAIVNGDVPAAIKNKEIISIDISGLEAGTQYRGSFEENIQNLIQEVKAMGNVILFFDEIHQILGAGSTGDGQGSKGLADILKPALSRGELTVIGATTQDEYRNTILKNAALARRFNEVKVNAPSAEDTFKILQGIRELYQQHHNVVLPDEVLKAAVDYSVQYIPQRSLPDKAIDLVDVTAAHLAAQHPVTDVHAVEHEIEEEKTKQEEAAAKEDYEAALKAKVRIEELEKKIENHTEDHKVTATINDVAESVERMTGIPVSQMGATDIERLKDMGHRLQTKVIGQDKAVEAVSRAIRRNRAGFDEGNRPIGSFLFVGPTGVGKTELAKQLALDMFGTKDAIIRLDMSEYSDRTAVSKLIGTTAGYVGYDDNSNTLTERVRRNPYSIVLLDEIEKADPQVITLLLQVLDDGRLTDGQGNTVNFKNTVIIATSNAGFGYEANLTEDADKPELMDRLKPYFRPEFLNRFNAVIEFSHLSKEDLSKIVDLMLVDVNKTLSKKEIDLAVSDAAKEYMTEEGYDEVMGVRPLRRVVEQQIRDKVTDFHLDNLDAKHLEADMEDGVLVIREKDTKNEDNTDKQAE, from the coding sequence ATGAATAACAACTTTAACAATATGGATGATCTTTTCAATCAACTAATGGGAAATATGGGTGGTTTTCGTTCTGAAAGCCGTCGCTACATGATCAACGGTCGTGAAGTGACACCTGAAGAATTCGCTATTTACCGCCAAACTGGTCAACTTCCAAATGAAGGGAGTGATCAAGTGCAACACCATCAAGGTAAAGGAATGAAACAAGATGGGATCCTTGCAAAACTTGGTCGCAACTTGACCGAAGAAGCTCGTGAAGGAAAATTGGATCCGGTCATCGGACGTAATAAAGAAATTCAAGAAACTGCTGAAATCTTGTCTCGTCGCACCAAGAACAACCCTGTCCTTGTAGGGGATGCCGGTGTTGGTAAAACAGCAGTTGTAGAAGGTTTGGCACAAGCTATTGTGAACGGGGATGTTCCAGCTGCTATCAAGAACAAAGAAATCATCTCGATTGATATTTCTGGTCTAGAAGCTGGTACACAATACCGTGGTAGCTTTGAAGAAAATATTCAAAATCTGATCCAAGAAGTCAAGGCTATGGGAAATGTTATCCTCTTCTTTGACGAAATCCACCAAATCCTTGGTGCAGGTAGCACAGGGGATGGTCAAGGATCTAAAGGTCTTGCGGATATCTTGAAACCAGCTCTTTCACGTGGGGAATTGACCGTGATTGGGGCAACCACTCAAGATGAATACCGCAACACCATCTTGAAAAATGCAGCTCTTGCACGTCGTTTCAACGAAGTCAAGGTTAATGCTCCATCTGCTGAAGATACCTTCAAGATCCTCCAAGGAATCCGTGAATTGTATCAACAACACCACAATGTGGTCTTGCCTGATGAAGTCTTGAAAGCGGCAGTTGATTATTCTGTTCAATACATTCCACAACGTAGCTTGCCTGATAAGGCCATCGACTTGGTCGATGTGACAGCTGCTCACTTGGCAGCCCAACATCCGGTAACAGATGTTCATGCTGTGGAACATGAAATTGAAGAAGAAAAAACCAAACAAGAAGAAGCTGCGGCTAAAGAAGATTACGAAGCAGCTTTGAAAGCAAAAGTTCGTATCGAAGAACTTGAAAAGAAAATTGAAAACCATACAGAAGACCATAAGGTAACTGCAACAATCAACGATGTGGCTGAATCAGTAGAACGGATGACGGGTATTCCAGTGTCACAAATGGGTGCAACTGATATCGAACGTTTGAAAGATATGGGTCACCGTTTGCAAACTAAGGTTATCGGTCAAGACAAGGCTGTTGAAGCAGTGTCACGTGCTATCCGTCGTAATCGTGCAGGCTTTGACGAAGGAAATCGCCCAATCGGTAGCTTCCTCTTTGTAGGTCCTACTGGTGTTGGTAAAACTGAGTTAGCTAAACAATTGGCGCTTGATATGTTCGGAACCAAAGATGCCATCATCCGTTTGGACATGTCAGAATATAGCGACCGTACAGCCGTTTCTAAATTGATTGGTACAACAGCTGGTTATGTTGGTTATGATGACAATAGCAATACTTTGACAGAACGTGTTCGTCGTAACCCTTACTCAATCGTCCTTCTTGACGAAATTGAAAAGGCGGATCCTCAAGTCATCACCCTTCTTCTCCAAGTTTTGGATGATGGTCGTTTGACAGATGGTCAAGGGAATACGGTCAACTTCAAGAACACTGTAATTATCGCCACTTCAAACGCTGGCTTTGGTTACGAAGCCAACTTGACAGAAGATGCGGATAAACCAGAACTCATGGATCGTTTGAAACCTTACTTCCGTCCAGAATTCTTGAACCGTTTCAACGCTGTCATTGAATTCTCACACTTGAGCAAGGAAGATCTTTCTAAGATTGTTGATTTGATGTTGGTAGATGTCAATAAGACCCTTTCTAAGAAAGAAATCGACTTGGCAGTGAGCGATGCAGCTAAAGAATATATGACTGAAGAAGGTTATGATGAAGTGATGGGTGTTCGTCCACTCCGTCGGGTAGTTGAACAACAAATCCGTGACAAAGTCACAGACTTCCACTTGGATAACTTGGATGCTAAACACCTGGAAGCTGACATGGAAGATGGTGTCCTTGTGATCAGAGAAAAAGACACAAAGAATGAAGACAATACTGATAAACAAGCAGAATAA
- a CDS encoding proline--tRNA ligase, producing the protein MKQSKMLIPTLREMPSDAQVISHALMLRAGYVRQVSAGVYSYLPLANRVIEKAKGIMRQEFEKIGAVEMLAPALLSADLWRESGRYETYGEDLYKLKNREGSDFILGPTHEETFTAIVRDSVKSYKQLPLNLYQIQPKYRDEKRPRNGLLRTREFIMKDGYSFHANYDSLDVTYDEYKAAYERIFTRSGIDYKAIIGDGGAMGGKDSQEFMAVTPARTDLDRWVVLDKSVASFDEIPAEVQEEIKAELLKWMVSGEDTIAYSSESTYAANLEMATNEYKPSNRVVAEEEVKRVETPGVKSIDEVAAFLNVPEEATIKTLVYIADGEPVVALLVGNDQLNEVKLKNHLGADFFEPATEVEVKELLGADFGSLGPVDLPENVKIIADRKVQDSRNAVVGANETGYHLTGVNPGRDFTAEYVDIREVREGEISPDGKGVLNFARGIEIGHIFKLGTRYSASMGADVLDENGRAVPIIMGCYGIGVSRLLSAVMEQHARLFVNKTPKGEYRYAWGINFPKELAPFDVHLIPVNVKDEASLALTNQIEESLVNKGYEVLVDDRNERAGVKFSDSDLIGLPIRVTVGKKAAEGIVEVKIKATGDTIEVHADNLLETLSILNK; encoded by the coding sequence ATGAAACAAAGTAAAATGTTGATTCCAACGCTTCGCGAAATGCCAAGCGATGCCCAAGTCATTAGCCATGCTTTGATGTTGCGTGCAGGATATGTTCGCCAAGTATCAGCGGGTGTCTATTCTTATCTGCCCTTAGCAAATCGAGTCATTGAAAAAGCAAAAGGCATCATGCGCCAAGAATTCGAAAAAATTGGAGCAGTAGAAATGCTAGCTCCAGCTCTTTTGAGTGCGGATCTTTGGCGTGAATCTGGTCGTTACGAAACTTACGGGGAAGACCTCTATAAGTTGAAAAATCGTGAAGGCTCTGACTTTATCTTAGGTCCAACTCACGAAGAAACCTTTACCGCTATTGTGCGCGACTCAGTAAAATCTTACAAACAATTGCCGTTGAATCTCTACCAAATTCAACCAAAATACCGCGATGAAAAACGCCCACGGAACGGTCTTCTGCGGACCCGTGAGTTCATCATGAAAGATGGTTATAGCTTCCATGCTAACTACGATAGCTTGGATGTCACTTATGATGAATACAAGGCAGCTTATGAGCGGATCTTCACCCGCAGTGGCATCGACTACAAAGCCATCATCGGTGATGGTGGTGCCATGGGCGGAAAAGATAGCCAAGAGTTTATGGCTGTTACACCTGCTCGTACAGACTTGGACCGTTGGGTTGTTTTAGACAAATCAGTGGCTTCCTTTGATGAGATACCAGCAGAAGTCCAAGAAGAAATCAAAGCAGAATTGCTCAAATGGATGGTCTCTGGTGAAGATACCATTGCCTATTCAAGTGAATCCACCTATGCTGCGAACTTGGAAATGGCTACTAACGAATACAAGCCAAGTAACCGTGTTGTAGCAGAAGAAGAAGTGAAGCGCGTAGAAACACCAGGTGTCAAATCGATTGATGAAGTAGCTGCATTCTTGAATGTTCCAGAAGAAGCTACGATCAAGACTTTGGTTTACATTGCAGATGGTGAGCCAGTTGTTGCCCTTCTTGTAGGTAATGATCAGCTCAATGAAGTGAAGTTGAAAAACCATCTCGGCGCAGACTTCTTTGAACCTGCAACCGAAGTGGAAGTGAAAGAATTATTAGGAGCTGATTTTGGCTCTCTCGGTCCAGTAGATCTTCCTGAAAATGTTAAGATTATCGCAGACCGCAAGGTTCAAGATAGCCGCAATGCAGTAGTCGGTGCCAATGAAACAGGCTACCACTTGACTGGTGTCAACCCAGGACGTGACTTTACTGCAGAATACGTTGATATCCGTGAAGTTCGTGAAGGCGAAATCTCACCAGATGGGAAAGGGGTCTTGAACTTTGCACGTGGGATCGAAATTGGTCACATTTTCAAACTCGGCACACGCTACTCCGCTAGCATGGGAGCAGATGTCTTGGACGAAAACGGTCGTGCGGTTCCAATCATCATGGGCTGCTACGGAATCGGTGTTAGCCGTCTTCTTTCAGCCGTTATGGAGCAACATGCTCGTCTCTTTGTCAATAAGACTCCAAAAGGGGAATACCGTTACGCTTGGGGAATTAACTTCCCTAAAGAATTGGCGCCATTTGATGTGCATTTGATTCCAGTTAATGTTAAGGATGAAGCGAGTCTTGCTTTGACCAATCAGATCGAAGAAAGCTTAGTCAATAAAGGCTACGAAGTCTTGGTGGATGACCGAAATGAACGGGCCGGTGTCAAATTCAGCGATAGCGATTTGATTGGCCTTCCAATCCGCGTAACAGTTGGTAAAAAAGCAGCTGAAGGCATCGTTGAAGTGAAAATCAAAGCGACAGGAGATACCATCGAAGTTCATGCGGATAATCTCCTTGAAACCCTTTCAATCTTGAACAAATAA
- the esaA gene encoding type VII secretion protein EsaA, with amino-acid sequence MEVKNIKWLKYIGQSAVVLLLMGSVVGLYTTVQKDQKQNEAKTVQTTENTKLNIAVVNEDKAVKLNDKEYNLGASYVKNIERDNSQNWSVVPRGAAESGLADGKYQLMIVIPSDFSEKILEVNAVNAEKTTVTYKVNAAGNSQVENEANKVAKDIVSDLNSQLVDMYMVSILSNLYTAQKNVETSNKIQSTNIGSYRTNLLDSALDSKNIFPSLYSLSTSSVESNNALKTVLESYTQAFDQLTQSQGQYGQNFDLLIKQRSEDKISQEEFMNQLMSMNQSVVSEKTQELYKNLQLNQEAITKQLSQPTETAGDSSGTKTYASLTKEVNDRVADLEKGIKAERDKLDEHENNIESSVKAKILDYYGLKEGEKVTLRTLLGKTSIKTLSEARNKADDDIRQAIEKLPSLDPASLDLNKYGNLNAAIDFDSAFAGTKAHPKGNADALKKLAQEVDAKSTAVADVLNAKSGKQKVSIHVPAGVKVDTWTYDGQTYAGSGEQEVELKDGKQIQIHLVEDGGAMPSAIDVEVLVNGVSSTSVTVSAEDLKTAVANYASKASEIALDYQRAGALIDAYYPKDDKGDRHSLYDPIEDMDLTNALVDIVKAAVSSNIKDYRKSIETDESGDATKGVKAQLDGTLQQLQDLGPQLQANLQAIENTNKDLTQNINDQLTQYADLQKRLEEISKTQETVTQAQTKTDADLSALGSEYTSLLSSTESVKNSSRSNVEAANSTNEIFSQLNKELEKAQGNTEKLSSNAESLMGEFDKELSENGNFVEAFRKVFNNAYENGVPNEVLLDFLSNPVAEKSSSVKATINVYRPFIWIFMLEVLSLFTAYLFATQPIIRKVKDRFKLDRLQESDLLSVGVLVGLSLILGLVIGMISSIQLSVGREYIPSWVFLAVLASFVLVQLQYLLLKHFRVIGMGLAFFMLISYVYLSSAIGTTATLSGLPALVKNVNLLSILEGQFAGYFDGQTAGIVVFFGLLVLFGLLAVANIFVPKKFTQTKEIESSI; translated from the coding sequence ATGGAAGTTAAAAATATAAAATGGTTAAAATACATTGGTCAGAGTGCAGTTGTGCTCCTTTTGATGGGGTCCGTAGTGGGTCTTTATACCACGGTTCAAAAGGACCAAAAGCAAAACGAAGCCAAGACCGTGCAAACGACAGAAAACACCAAGCTCAACATTGCGGTTGTCAATGAGGATAAAGCGGTTAAGCTGAATGATAAAGAATACAACCTTGGGGCTAGCTATGTTAAGAATATCGAACGGGATAATTCGCAAAACTGGTCTGTAGTTCCTCGTGGAGCCGCTGAGTCAGGGCTTGCAGATGGCAAGTATCAGTTGATGATCGTCATTCCAAGTGACTTCTCAGAGAAGATCTTGGAAGTGAACGCGGTTAATGCAGAGAAGACTACGGTGACGTATAAAGTCAATGCGGCTGGGAATTCTCAGGTTGAAAACGAGGCCAATAAAGTCGCTAAAGATATCGTTTCAGACTTGAATAGCCAATTGGTTGATATGTATATGGTCAGCATTCTAAGCAACCTTTATACAGCTCAGAAAAATGTGGAAACAAGTAACAAAATTCAATCCACTAACATTGGTTCTTATCGAACTAACTTGCTGGATTCAGCCTTGGATTCGAAAAATATTTTCCCGAGTCTCTATAGCTTGTCTACGTCATCTGTCGAGTCTAACAACGCCTTGAAGACAGTCCTTGAGTCTTATACACAAGCATTTGATCAATTGACCCAATCTCAGGGTCAGTACGGTCAAAACTTTGACTTACTGATAAAACAACGTTCTGAGGATAAGATCAGCCAAGAAGAATTCATGAACCAGCTGATGTCCATGAACCAGTCTGTTGTCAGTGAAAAGACCCAAGAGTTGTATAAGAATCTACAACTAAATCAAGAAGCGATTACCAAACAATTGAGTCAGCCAACTGAAACAGCAGGGGATTCTTCAGGTACCAAGACCTATGCTAGCTTGACAAAAGAGGTGAATGATCGTGTGGCAGACCTCGAAAAAGGGATCAAGGCAGAACGCGACAAGTTAGATGAGCACGAAAATAACATCGAGTCTTCTGTAAAAGCGAAGATCCTTGACTACTATGGTCTAAAAGAAGGAGAAAAAGTTACTCTTCGTACCTTGCTTGGAAAGACAAGTATCAAGACGCTAAGTGAGGCACGTAATAAAGCGGATGATGACATTCGTCAAGCGATTGAAAAACTTCCGTCTTTAGATCCAGCTAGTCTTGATCTGAATAAGTATGGGAATCTTAACGCAGCGATTGATTTTGATAGTGCTTTTGCTGGAACGAAGGCACATCCAAAAGGGAATGCTGATGCATTAAAAAAATTGGCGCAAGAAGTGGATGCCAAATCAACGGCAGTTGCGGATGTCCTTAATGCTAAATCTGGAAAACAGAAAGTTAGTATTCATGTCCCTGCAGGAGTCAAGGTGGATACCTGGACCTATGATGGACAGACTTATGCAGGCAGTGGTGAACAGGAAGTCGAACTGAAAGATGGCAAACAAATTCAAATTCACCTTGTTGAAGATGGAGGAGCTATGCCAAGTGCGATTGATGTTGAAGTTCTTGTGAATGGAGTTTCTTCAACCAGTGTGACTGTATCTGCAGAAGATTTGAAAACAGCTGTCGCTAACTATGCATCGAAAGCTAGTGAAATCGCCTTGGATTATCAACGCGCAGGAGCATTGATCGATGCCTACTATCCAAAAGATGACAAGGGAGATCGTCATTCGCTCTATGATCCGATTGAAGATATGGATTTGACAAACGCTTTGGTCGATATCGTGAAGGCTGCTGTTTCAAGTAACATAAAGGACTACCGTAAGAGTATTGAAACGGATGAATCTGGGGATGCAACGAAGGGTGTGAAAGCCCAGTTAGATGGTACCCTCCAACAGTTGCAAGACTTGGGACCACAATTGCAGGCCAATCTTCAAGCAATTGAAAATACTAACAAAGATCTAACCCAAAATATCAATGATCAATTGACGCAGTATGCAGATCTTCAAAAACGTTTAGAAGAGATCTCAAAAACACAGGAAACAGTGACACAGGCTCAAACTAAGACCGATGCAGATTTGTCAGCCCTTGGTTCTGAATACACCTCATTATTGAGTTCGACAGAAAGTGTCAAGAACTCATCTCGTAGCAATGTAGAAGCTGCTAACTCTACCAATGAAATCTTTAGCCAATTGAACAAAGAATTGGAAAAAGCCCAAGGCAATACAGAGAAATTGTCTAGCAATGCGGAAAGTTTGATGGGTGAATTCGACAAGGAATTGTCTGAAAATGGGAACTTTGTCGAAGCCTTCCGTAAGGTCTTCAACAATGCCTATGAAAACGGGGTACCGAATGAAGTCTTGCTTGACTTCTTGTCAAATCCAGTTGCAGAGAAATCTTCTTCTGTGAAAGCGACCATCAACGTCTACCGTCCATTTATTTGGATCTTTATGTTGGAAGTCTTGAGCCTCTTTACAGCTTATCTCTTTGCGACTCAACCAATCATTCGCAAGGTTAAGGATCGTTTCAAATTGGATCGCTTGCAAGAATCAGATCTCTTATCTGTCGGTGTCCTTGTGGGACTTTCTCTCATCCTTGGACTGGTGATCGGAATGATTTCAAGTATTCAACTCTCTGTCGGTCGTGAATATATACCTTCATGGGTATTTTTAGCAGTTCTAGCAAGCTTTGTCTTGGTACAACTACAATACCTTCTTTTGAAACACTTCCGTGTGATTGGAATGGGACTGGCCTTCTTCATGTTGATCAGTTATGTCTACCTATCTAGCGCGATCGGAACAACCGCAACCTTGTCAGGCCTTCCAGCACTGGTGAAAAATGTCAACCTCCTTTCTATTTTGGAAGGACAGTTTGCGGGTTACTTTGATGGACAAACAGCTGGTATCGTCGTCTTCTTCGGATTGTTGGTTCTCTTCGGTCTTTTGGCGGTTGCCAATATCTTCGTCCCAAAGAAGTTTACTCAAACAAAGGAAATTGAATCAAGCATATGA
- a CDS encoding phosphatidate cytidylyltransferase — MTKDLQKRVIFGGIALLFFIPTVMVGGVFFQIVIGLIAMLGVHELLKMKGLETATFEGALAMLAAFVLTLPIEDYLPYLPADGNMIAYGLVVLILMGTTVLAQNYNYEDVVYPIASSFYVGLGFHSLVDARIAGIDKVLLALFIVWATDSGAYLVGSRFGKRKLMPAVSPNKTIEGSLGGILSAVAVTVIYMIVDRSVAGGHGFLAMIFFTILFSIAGQFGDLVESAIKRHFGVKDSGKFIPGHGGVLDRFDSLIFVFPLMHFLGLF; from the coding sequence ATGACGAAAGATTTACAAAAACGTGTGATTTTTGGAGGAATTGCCCTGCTCTTTTTCATTCCAACAGTAATGGTTGGAGGGGTGTTCTTCCAGATTGTTATTGGCTTGATCGCCATGCTAGGGGTTCATGAATTGCTCAAGATGAAGGGGCTTGAGACAGCTACTTTTGAAGGAGCGCTAGCCATGTTAGCGGCCTTTGTCCTGACTTTGCCGATCGAGGACTACCTCCCTTACCTTCCAGCAGATGGCAATATGATTGCTTATGGTTTGGTTGTCTTGATTCTCATGGGAACAACTGTTCTTGCTCAGAATTACAATTATGAAGATGTGGTCTATCCCATTGCGTCTAGCTTTTATGTTGGACTTGGTTTCCATTCCTTAGTAGATGCGCGAATTGCTGGTATTGATAAGGTCTTATTGGCACTCTTTATTGTCTGGGCTACAGATTCAGGTGCTTATCTGGTAGGAAGTCGGTTTGGGAAACGCAAGCTCATGCCTGCGGTTTCTCCTAATAAAACGATTGAAGGCAGTCTTGGGGGAATCTTGTCTGCAGTTGCGGTAACTGTGATCTATATGATCGTGGATCGTTCTGTGGCGGGTGGACATGGTTTTCTCGCTATGATCTTCTTTACCATCCTCTTTAGTATTGCAGGTCAGTTTGGCGACCTCGTAGAGAGTGCGATTAAACGCCACTTCGGTGTGAAAGATTCTGGGAAATTTATCCCAGGACATGGTGGTGTTCTAGACCGCTTTGATAGTTTGATTTTTGTCTTTCCCTTGATGCATTTCTTGGGCTTGTTCTAA
- a CDS encoding isoprenyl transferase — translation MFRFKKKEKIEIPLEVPKHIGIIMDGNGRWAKKRMQPRVFGHKAGMEALQEVTIAAKNMGVQVLTVYAFSTENWTRPEDEVKFIMHLPVEFYDRFVPELHRNNVKIQMIGDTKKLPKETLEALERAEAMTHLNTGLILNFALNYGGRAEITQAVKRIAQEVLDAKFSPEDITEEMIADSLYTESLPRALRDPDLIIRTSGEIRLSNFLPWQAAYSELYFTDVMWPDFGEEALRSAIVEYSHRHRRFGGV, via the coding sequence ATGTTTCGTTTTAAGAAAAAAGAAAAAATCGAGATACCTTTAGAAGTCCCGAAACACATTGGGATCATTATGGATGGCAATGGTCGCTGGGCGAAAAAGCGGATGCAACCGCGCGTCTTCGGTCATAAGGCAGGGATGGAAGCTCTCCAAGAAGTGACGATTGCAGCAAAAAATATGGGGGTTCAGGTCTTGACTGTCTATGCCTTTTCTACGGAAAACTGGACACGCCCTGAAGATGAAGTCAAGTTCATCATGCACTTGCCGGTCGAGTTTTATGATCGTTTCGTCCCCGAATTGCATCGCAACAATGTCAAGATTCAAATGATCGGTGATACCAAGAAATTACCAAAAGAAACGCTGGAGGCTTTGGAAAGAGCAGAAGCGATGACCCATCTCAATACAGGCTTGATCCTCAATTTCGCACTCAATTATGGTGGACGTGCTGAGATCACTCAGGCCGTGAAGCGGATCGCCCAAGAAGTCTTGGATGCGAAGTTCAGCCCAGAAGATATCACAGAAGAGATGATCGCAGATTCTCTCTATACTGAGAGTTTACCACGTGCCCTAAGGGATCCAGATTTGATTATCCGTACCAGCGGAGAGATCCGTTTGAGTAATTTCCTTCCTTGGCAGGCTGCTTATAGTGAGTTGTATTTCACAGATGTGATGTGGCCAGATTTTGGAGAGGAAGCACTACGAAGTGCCATAGTAGAATATAGCCATCGCCATCGGAGATTTGGTGGTGTTTAG
- a CDS encoding type III secretion protein: MGTTSLLISSTHSKKEKKLDHLEIEFRKARLELDEKRCLVERKQQLFTQMLEEEYAMAASFLQKQEVDVSCGWESLHRCIEEYDLEAREAAQVAFKQIEIEEENLWQSYRKDRRQLEEEFAQDKVS; the protein is encoded by the coding sequence GTGGGAACAACTAGCTTATTAATTTCATCTACTCATTCGAAAAAGGAAAAGAAACTAGATCACTTGGAAATAGAGTTCCGAAAAGCGCGCTTGGAGCTAGATGAAAAGCGTTGCCTAGTGGAAAGAAAACAGCAGCTCTTCACCCAGATGCTGGAAGAAGAGTATGCGATGGCAGCTTCCTTTTTACAAAAGCAGGAGGTTGATGTCAGTTGTGGATGGGAGTCCCTCCATCGCTGTATAGAAGAGTATGATCTCGAAGCTAGAGAAGCTGCACAAGTAGCCTTCAAACAGATCGAAATCGAGGAAGAGAATTTATGGCAATCCTACCGGAAAGATAGACGCCAACTGGAAGAGGAGTTTGCACAAGATAAAGTTTCATAG